From Acipenser ruthenus chromosome 23, fAciRut3.2 maternal haplotype, whole genome shotgun sequence, the proteins below share one genomic window:
- the LOC117413315 gene encoding regulator of G-protein signaling 20-like, translating to MRRRLSHRDSKTPPPYDRSPDSSPCNRGPHPCCFCWCCCCSCSCLTVPNKDQDVCSRRASNISTLESLQRNEDSGRLSVEEASSWALSFSTLLDNASGRDVFMEFLRSEHSDENMLFWQACEDLKTEQQKADIGERAKQVYLDYISILSPKEVSIDATVRETINRNMATPTVHVFDDAQAQIYALMHRDSYPRFLNSPLYQSLLQSLSSNNSSNS from the exons ATGAGGAGACGGCTGTCTCACAGGGACTCCAAAACCCCGCCCCCCTATGACAGAAGTCCTGACTCGTCCCCCTGTAACCGAGGGCCCCACCCCTGCTGTTTCTGCTGGTGCTGCTGTTGCAGCTGTTCTTG CCTGACAGTGCCAAACAAAGACCAGGATGTGTGCAGCAGGAGGGCGTCCAACATCTCCACACTAGAGAGCCTTCAGAGGAACGAGGATAG CGGCAGGCTGAGTGTGGAGGAGGCCTCATCCTGGGCCCTGTCCTTCAGCACTCTGCTGGACAATGCATCCGGCCGTGACGTCTTCATGGAGTTCCTGCGCTCGGAGCACAGTGATGAGAACATGCTCTTCTGGCAGGCATGTGAGGATCTCAAGACAGAGCAACAGAAGGCTGATATCGGGGAGAGGGCCAAACAAGTCTACCTGGACTACATCTCCATACTCTCTCCCAAAGAG GTCAGCATTGATGCCACAGTGCGGGAGACAATCAACAGAAACATGGCAACTCCCACTGTGCACGTTTTTGATGACGCCCAAGCACAAATCTACGCACTGATGCACAGAGACTCTTATCCACGATTTCTGAACTCCCCTCTCTACCAGTCTCTGTTGCAGAGCCTCAGTTCAAACAACTCCTCCAACAGCTAG